The Bombus pascuorum chromosome 5, iyBomPasc1.1, whole genome shotgun sequence genome segment ccactagacaaacaaaacaaatcccatcagacatcctcgaaaaaattagagaaaaaagaaaagcgaaagcaaaatggcaaaaacatagaacaaaaaaaaaaacaaaaaactcCTAAACAAGCtcacaaaggaaataaaaaacaaaataaaaaagcacaacaacaacgaattcacaaagttcatagagtcactatctgcacacgagaactacaactactcactatggaaagccacaaaaaaaataaagaaggcaaTAAAACCAGCCTCAGCATTCAGAAAAGCAggcaacacatgggcaagaagcaacgaagagcaagccgaagaattttccaaccacctatgcaacatatttacaccacacaacatcaataacagcaaccacaatagttatacggacgacgatgcgCTAACCACTAGCACCGCAAttgacaagcaatacaccatatctaaaacaacagcacaagaaattagaaacataatcgaaaaaacaaaaaacaacaaagcaccaggaatcgatttaatcaatggtaaaatcttgaaaaaccttcccccaaaagcgatacgactaatcactataatattcaatgcaatactaagaatccAATACTATCCTAACTTATGGAAACAAGCACagatcataatgttacccaaaccaggcaaagacccacacgAAACAACAtcttacagaccaatatcactacttcccgtgctctccaaaatgctagaaaaagtaatatacgcccgactaaaatcaataatagagaaggaaaaattaataccagaccatcaatttggatttagaaacaaacactccaccatagaataaatgcacaggcttgtcaacgaaataatacacacaatagaaaacaaacaatattgtacagccctattcatggacatagagaaagcattcgacaaaataaaccacgaaagcctaattcaaacaatcaagaaacaattcccggaacaaATATACCAATTAACAAAATCATATATAAGCAACAGAATcttcacaataaaaatcaaggacgcataCTCCGAAatcaaagacatcaaagcaggggttccgcaaggaagcgtcctaggacctaTATTATACACACAATACACGGCCGAcataccaacaactaccaatagcaaaatattgacattcgcggacgacacagccgtactagtcaggcacactaaccctgtaacagcagccacaatactacaaaaacacatcacaaaaatagaaaagtggctacaagacaaacaaattaaagctaaccctacaaatgcaaccacatcacattcacattgcGAAAACAGATAATACCAAACATCTTTCTGCACGGCACgtaaataacacaaacaaggcaagtcaaataccttggacttcacatggaaacagcatatcaaatcaataatagacaaaatacagacagcaaggagacaaatgcactggttaacaagccgaaaatccaaactatgcacagaaaacaaactaaaaatatacaaaataatcataaaaccaatctggacatacggaattccactatggggaacagcagcaatgagtcatataaccaaaatcgaaacaatgcaagccaaaatccttagaacaatagtaaacgccccatggtacgttagaaacgaggacatacggaaagacctaGGAATAcaaacggtcaaggaggagattaccagactcgcaaaaagatacagagaaaggatagaaacacacccgaaccagctggcagcggaaacgaacaacacaacaaacatcgcaagaagactaaaagggaaacacccaatagacctcataaaagatataacttagaaaacacgaagttggcaccccgctgggggtagccacccacatgctatatttttttttattttattttttttattaccaatgagatataaaactttaccaaatgtccttcaggacaaattgtaaaaaccaaaataaactattaaaaaaaaaaagaaaccagCGTGCGAATCTGGACTAGAATGCACTGTACTTATACTTAgacttaaatatatttctattatacattCATCCACGCATTTCCTCTCTTTATTCCGAGATAAACTTCAACActttttccatgaaaattcAAGACCACCTCAACGTTtctaagttttttttttatagtttattttggtttttacaatttgtcctgaaggacatttggtaaagtgttatatctcattggtaataaaaaaataaaataaaaataaatatagcatgtgggtggctagcCCCaacggggtgccaacttcgtgttttctaagttatatcttttatgagttTTTAAGTGACAGCATGTATCGAGTCCGGCCGAATAACATGTAAAAACGGACACGACACAATTCTATGTacaaaagtaagaaaaaaatatagaataaaagtttttcATTCTCGGCTGTTTCCGAGAAAATCGAGCTTGAAAATGTATCAAGTATATTTGAACATAGCTAATTTCGAACTGGTCAGGGCTAAATAATCCATAAGAGATCATCGTACGTGCAAAAATAAGtcaaaaatgtagaataaaaatttttcataagaCGCTTTGtttctgtattaaaaaataaataaaaaaataaatttgaaaatttatcatacgtATGTACTAGGCTAATTCTTAACTAAACATGTCCAACCgctatttttctgaaaataaaatctttaacggaaaaattttattctacattttcgacttatttccATAAGTAGAATGTCCTCCTGTCGATTCTGTTCAATCTAAAATTAGCCAAGTATATtcggaaaattttcaaacttgattttctcgaaaaataaGCCcacttttacatattattcgGCCGGATCctctatgtatgtattttgaaCTTCGCGGCGTTATTGCAGTCGTCAAGATGAGTTCAGTAACCTACTATACTATGAATTTGAGATAATCTTGACATGACCTTGAATTCGGAAATTTAAATTGGAGCAATAAGTAGTAGATGATTGTAGTGTGTAATGCGAAAAAGTATTATTGTGTATTGTCGGTGAATTCTTCAAATAAGCTTATTAGTTTGACAGTTTTAATCTTATTTTGAATATGTAATTCGatcgaaacaaaataatttttcatgttCTTTCTGTTGATCCAacctaaattttttaattcaaagtCATCTGAAGGTCATAGTATGGTGGATGTTTGAATTCGTCTTGGGGTCAGCTACAACTCTGGGAAgctcaaaatatataatattgtatatggTGTCACTTAAAAAAATCAAGGTCATGTTGACCTTTCattaaacaataatttgtcggaaatttttaatatccaaATGTGTAGTGAACCAAAAATTGATTAACTTCTATTTAAAACAGTTCTTTGTGAAATTATCGAAAATGCTTGAAAAATAGTGGTAATTCTCACAGGataaaatttaccgaatgtccagctgaACAAATTGtgaagtacaaattaaataaaaaaaaaaaaacttactAGATATACCTTGTATTCTTGTATTCCGCGTTTTTGACGTTTTTGAAATACTTCTATAGGTATATGACTCAGCATCAAACTTCCTACATTTATAATGTGTTGTGTATTAACGactgtaatttaatttctgtgTATCTGTGATATCCATTAATTCTTTATTCTAGGCAGTATGCTAAAatctgttaatttttattaaatgcaTAATACATTGGAAAATGCATTACATATTTAAGTCAaacttattatattaaaaaatacgttaTTCTGTTTAGCATAAAAAGTCTAGGAGGAGGTACCGTATTGGACTTGGGCGTATATGGAATACAATTTgcttgtttaatatttaataacgaaatacCTCATACTGTACAAGCTGCTGGGTGCTTAAATGAAGAGGGAGTTGATCAATCTGTATCTACTACCTTTCTTTACAAAGGAAACCGTACTGCAACCATTATTACTCACTGTCTAGTTGATTTACCGAATGAAGCTTACATCATTGGTACAAAAGGAATGATAAAAGTTCCGAACTTTTGGTGTCCTACAACGATCGAATTGCCAAgtggtaaaataaatataccacTTCCTGAAACTGAatataagtttaattttattaacagcATTGGATTTATTTATGAAGCTAATGAAGTTCGCAATTGCATCTTAGCAGGTACTGTGTGTTTTgagattttctttaaattcaaaGTATTATTCACTAAttaccaattaattaatattcacttTAACCAAACAACAAAAACATTTGAATCGTTTGAATGCCACTTAATCTTTACTaatcgaaaaatatgaaacagtACAATCTGTTTCAGCGGTATCCGTAACTCCTTTAACTACCTCAAAATGAGCATTCTTATGCAGTTGcaagtttgtaaaaatattgtaattctgttttagaatttttaattacatattattaaaccAAGCGCATCATCAATTGTATTGTACCTCTGTATAAACCAGCCGCGGTAGTATTTTTCGATATAAGATACAAGTAACGAATGTCTTATATGCATTATATGTGCCCTATGTCTTATAGCAATGGAATGGTTAAACAAGAACAAGAGATATTACAATGATCAACGCGAATTTAAATTTGCGATATGTATTAGATGATCTTTGTAGAATGATCCATCCTAAACAAAcatctgaaaaatatatagtccTTCTTGGAGCATTCATCTTTTACTGTTGATATTCTTTTCTAACTTcaagtaaaaaaaagaaaaaaagaaaatatggtTTGTTCCAGTTACGTGACTGATTTTGTAggcgatatttttcttaagCTAGACTTGCTAcctaaagaaaaaattatttactagcTATATTTACTAGCTAGATTTACCAGAGCCAAGATAGCAATTAAATTCAAGCACCGATGACAATAATGTCACACCTACGAAAAGATTCTCTTTTGTTATTAGTTGCTTCcgaaaaaaatttattgcatCGCATAATTGACagtttttccataaatattctACACATATGTATGAGATACCGCCTTAACgtgatttatataattatatattgcaATACCTTTTAGTCATATAGGGATCTTCAATTAACTATGTTAATTATATGACAATCTTAAgggtatttaaatattcatatttaattctttaatcaGCACTCTTTATTTTAACATCCCGTTAAACATACTGAGGTTCATCGTATATTATTGCCTTCTGTCATGAGGTTTCGGCATTCACGTACACTCTTCAGCACTCGACatctcacacacacacacatccCTACACGAACTTGTTCCACTACTTTAGGCGTTACACAACATACAcggtagaaattattttttttgttttttacttactaaaaaatgtgaaaatcgtttaaaacattgttttttgtagattttattatcaatattttctttaaatgaaACTATGCACTAGTCAAAGTCAActcaatttcttttaaatggaactatatattaaaaatatatattatatattacaaatgtattgtatattaatatattaatatgttgggtaatatattaaataataagttattaacttatttatgttaaaaaatcattggtttaacaaatattttaacttttattttgtaaaattaatcgtaCGAAAGACAGGCCAAGATGTAAGACACgctttattatttgttttcttcgtCCATTATGCGATAACAttttatgtacaaaataaacattgaaatatatgtgCTAAACTAATGACttttcgatatatatatatatataggttaATAGCTTTTTATGGGGATGCCAAGTAAgatcaattaatatattaaaagaattatatatgcttctattaaaaaaaattgactTAGTTTTCACATATCCTTTACGCTTCCACTTGCAAGAAAACTGCTAATACCAAATTATGTCCACCTCAAAATTTAACTTTTGTTGGGACACTGTGTACTTTTATTACTGTGgacttatttcatttttcaattgtcCATACATTTCCATGCATTACGTCAATATGACttcattaatgaaaaattagtttttttttattaagagTAATATTCTTGCATGAATATACTAACATCTaagatacatattattatagaaaagaaCCATATGgcaacatttatatataaatatacaatatttatatagaattattactaatattGTGAGTTACGTTCCATAAATGATCGGTGTTACCAAtgtttacataaattaatcTAATTGTATTGTATAGCTTGTATTACATTGTCTGTTTATGGCTATAGCTTTGAATCGATCGAGATCATCAAAAAAATAGTCGCAACATTGAATTTGATCTTAATCTTGAAATgtcatttcaaaattttcttgttGGATCATACTTTTACTTATCATGTAGCACAAAAATCTCAGAGGAACCATGGGCTCCAACCCAACAGTTCTATTGGACAAAAATATTGAAGTTTCATGAATTctatataaaacatatgtatataaaattatatattatatactattgttgTATGTAAATCCCAGATATACAATTCGATATcttatttctcctttttttcttttgttttgaATTTGTGTAATAGCCATACCTGCGTGTCAACTTCTACATGACCATCACTGTTGTTTAAGTAGAACAGGATtcacatttaaatttctacattttatattctgGCCAAGTCTTCCCCCAAGATTACGCATTGATTATTGACAAGGGAAAGCATATTAAATTCATCATTTTAATTGTTCAACGGATTTAATTCGTCCTCCTGAACTGAAATGACCCACGGAACTGATCCAACTATAGGACAAAACAATGATCTGGAACTTACAGACAACACATGAGCCAGAAGCAACAAAGAGCACGCtgaagaattttccaaccaCTTTTGTAACACATATACTCCACATAATATTAACAACAGCAGCTCCAACTGTTATACAGACTTAGATGTGCAAAACACTATTACCTTGACTGACAAGCACTACACCATACCTAATACAACAACACTAAAAATTAGAATCACaatgaagaaaacaaaaaacaataatatacCATTAATCAACGTAATCAAAggtaaaatcttgaaaaactTTCCTCTAAAAGCAATACGATTAAcgacaataatattcaatgcaatattAAGAATTCAATAATGTCCTAATCTATGGAAACTAGCGCAAATCATAATGTCACCTAAGCCAGGCAAAAGCCCACACCAAACTGCATTTTACAGGCTAACATCACTAGTTCGTGCGTTTTCCAAAAtactagagaaaataatatacaaccgCCTAAAACCAACAATGGGGAAAGAAAAGTTAATAGCAGATTACCAATTTGGAGTCAGAAACAATCACTCTACTATGATAGAGCATATGCAAAGGTtagtcaatgaaattttattagcaatagaaaagaaacaatactGTACAGCCCTTTTCATGGACATCGAGAAAGCTTGATAAAATGAACCATCAAAGCATCTTATAAACAATCAAAAAACATTTCCCAGAACAAATCCATCATTTACTCAAATCATATCTAAGCAACGGAACCtttgtagtaaaaataaaggacACATATTCTGAGGTTAAAGAATCAAGGCAAAGGTACAGCAAGGAAGAGTCTTAGGACCAATAtgatacacactatacacggccaacataccaacagcaaaatactgacattcgcggacgacgtGGTTgtactagtcaggcacactaatcCAGAAACAGTAGCCACATTACTACAAGAgcatatcacaaaaatagaaaaatgactgtaagaaaaacaaacaaaagcGAACCCCAGTAAATGCAaccatattacatttacactaCGAAAACAGAAACCATGAAATATCCAATTGAATGGCACGCACATAACACAAACGAGGCAAGTTAAATACCTAGGACTTCACTTAGACACACAACTTACATGGAAGCAAAATACTAAATCAATTATAGACAAAACgcggataaaaagaagacaaatgTACTGGTTAACTAGTCGAAACTCTAAGCTCAGCAtggaaaataaactaaaaaaactTACAAAACGATACCACTATGGGGACTGAAGCAATGAGTCACATAAATTAACTAGAGTAAACTAGAGTAAagacttaaaaataccaacggtgaAGAGAGAAATCAACATATgcaaaaagatacaaagaaaGAATTGCAACACAGCCAAACCAGCTGGCTgctgaaacgtgcaaaatCCATATCGAAAGAAGgctaagaaaaaaatatcctACGAAGAAAGTAAGTTAAaaatgtaggataatatttttttgttcaaGGACTtgttttcaaaaaaataaactttaaacATGTTTAATTACGTACTGATCTGGTACGAGCGCATGgtacatttacaaatttattcttcTCGGAAACACAACCTCTTATGAGAAAAtgctattttacatttttgacTTATTTCAAAtgtagtttaattttttatcaactGTTTATTCTTTTTCAGTCCAAAATTAACCAAATTTAAGTATACATCAAAGTCGATTCTCTCTCGATTATaccaaatttttttcttatttcctcCCGTTGAGTCCCTCCCTATCAGATTGTATTATGATTACCATGCCaccttatatgtatatgtatatatacatgtatatatgtatatgcacttgtacatacatatataaaattaatgaaattctaacattttttttcaagaGAAGTGTTGATTTGCGATCCATGGTTCCTTTAagacttttaattttcataatgaaTAGAATACGATGCGAAAAAAAATTTGGTCTTGATTTTCAAAGTCAAGGTCAATTTTTCAGCTATCTTGTTTTTGCAGGTCTGCACTAACCTAGATGTGTAGATTCAACTGCCAAAGCCAcggaaaataacatttttgcaACCTGTACATATCTATGTTTATTATTGCTAACTTGGTTTGTTTTGTTTTAGGTGTAACCGAAAGCTCTAAAGTACCGCACAATGTTTCTTTATTAGTTGCACAATTAGAGGACGAAATTCGAAGGCAAGTTGGAGTTACGTATCTTGAAGATTAAACATTATCATAGacgaaataattccaacgtAGTTAAAATATACTGAATAGTGTGTAATTACATTAATGTTTCATATCACAACTTCAGAGAAGCTTtcttatatacacatatatgtatatgtaaaagaCATGCTCTGTATTAAGAATAAGTAAACAATTTATGCATCGCTAATGTATTTTGTTTTCACTCCTATATTCATTTCATGAtgtatttggaaaatattgcAATAGACAAAGGTATTGTAGATAAAAGCTGTTTGCCCtatacaagaaatatatacaatataactaCAAACAGTATGGAACGTAAGAAAATATTGGTCACGACTATCATAACTGAATTTTACGTCTTCAGATCGATGGAAATCTATCAAAAGAATATTCCGCAAAATGATCCTTTATTGTGGAACTCaaattcgtatcttttttcattggatgtttttcattttcttatcGTGTAGAGGCTAGACCTGAACGAATTGTGTCGCGACCTGatcattctttaaaatatttctcataaaatacTATAGTTCTctaaaaatactataaaagTTCCATTAGTATTTAAGCtaacattttacattattttattacaataatatagaATCCGAAGAATAATCCAGAGCTACGGAGAACCTTCAAATTGAATCCGTAATTTTCTATCAGAAAGTACATCTTCGATTTCTTCGTTGAACATTACTTGCTAACAACTCTTCGGTGAAAAAACACTTGCTATCAATTCTTTGGTCAGAACACATTTTAACTTGTTATCCAGACTTCGGTAAGAACACTACAACATCTTTTCGATCGCAACATTCacaaacatttatattattcaaaagCTGTTGGAAATAAATAGTGATATTTAAACTGTGAACTCAGTATCAAAGTTATTcaaaccacccctattattttaaccgaaataggggatcggctgattcgtggcgtcgattatcgtGTCACGGATAGAGCTCTGCTTGCCATGTGTTACGCCAATGTGatggtctggccgccaagacCT includes the following:
- the LOC132907532 gene encoding trans-1,2-dihydrobenzene-1,2-diol dehydrogenase-like isoform X3 is translated as MNIMSIHWGIAGAGKISHDFVTCLRTLPESEHVVLAVAARELSRAQNFSSLHKIKKAFDNYIELAEDKNIDVVYIGTLHPQHFDIAKLMLNHGKHVLCEKPLTMNLKQTTELINLAKEKKLFLMEGIWSRCFPIYETLKKEIESGSIGDVHQVLVSFGFRMPDVQRLNIKSLGGGTVLDLGVYGIQFACLIFNNEIPHTVQAAGCLNEEGVDQSVSTTFLYKGNRTATIITHCLVDLPNEAYIIGTKGMIKVPNFWCPTTIELPSGKINIPLPETEYKFNFINSIGFIYEANEVRNCILAGVTESSKVPHNVSLLVAQLEDEIRRQVGVTYLED